One region of Alosa alosa isolate M-15738 ecotype Scorff River chromosome 1, AALO_Geno_1.1, whole genome shotgun sequence genomic DNA includes:
- the wdr48b gene encoding WD repeat-containing protein 48 isoform X2 → MASHHRQNAAGRRKVQVSYVIRDEVEKYNRNGVNALQLDPTLNRLFTAGRDSIIRIWSVNQHKDPYIASMEHHTDWVNDIVLCCNGKTLISASSDTTVKVWNAHKGFCMSTLRTHKDYVKALAYAKDKELVASAGLDRQIFLWDVNTLTALTASNNTVTTSSLSGNKDSIYSLAMNQMGTVIVSGSTEKVLRVWDPRTCAKLMKLKGHTDNVKTLLLNRDGTQCLSGSSDGAIRLWSLGQQRCIATYRFHDEGVWALQANEAFTHVYSGGRDRKIYCTDLRNPDLRVLICEEKASVLRMELDRSADPPPALWVCTTKSSVNKWSLKGMNNFRVSGDYDNDCSAPLTPLCVQSEQAIKGGASIVQCHILNDKRHILTKDTNNNVAYWDVLKACKGEDLGKVEFDEEVKKRFKMVYVPNWFSVDLKTGMLTITLDESDCFAAWVSAKDAGFSSSDGSDPKLNLGGLLLQALLEFWPRTHISSMDEEDNDVHHVNGEQESRMQKGNGYFQVPPHTPVIFGEAGGRTLFRLLCRDSGGETESMLLNETVPQWVIDITVDKNMPKFNKIPFYLQPHSSSGAKTLKKDRLSASDMLQVRKVMEHVYEKIINLDTESQTTSSSTNDKAGEQEKEEDVAMVAEEKIELMCQDQVLDPNMDLRTVKHFIWKSGGDLTLHYKQKPT, encoded by the exons ATGGCGTCGCATCACAGGCAAAACGCAGCTGGTCGGAGAAAAGTTCAG GTGTCGTATGTCATCCGAGATGAGGTCGAGAAATACAATCGCAATGGGGTAAATGCACTACAGCTAGACCCCACCCTGAACCGACTTTTCACGGCAGGAAGGGACTCTATCATTAGGATATGGAGTGTCAATCAGCACAAG GACCCCTATATAGCTTCAATGGAGCACCACACAGATTGGGTCAACGATATCGTTCTCTGTTGTAATGGAAAGACTT TGATATCCGCCTCTTCAGACACCACAGTGAAGGTGTGGAACGCACACAAAGGCTTCTGCATGTCAACGTTACGGACCCACAAG GACTATGTTAAAGCCTTAGCATATGCCAAGGATAAAGAACTGGTGGCCTCAGCTGGACTGGACCGGCAGATCTTCCTCTGGGACGTCAACACCCTCACAGCGCTCACCGCCTCCAACAACACGGTCACCA CCTCTTCCCTAAGTGGAAACAAAGACTCCATCTACAGTCTTGCCATGAATCAGATGGGAACGGTCATTGTGTCTGGCTCTACAGAAAAG GTGTTAAGGGTGTGGGATCCCCGTACCTGTGCAAAACTCATGAAGCTGAAGGGACACACAGACAATGTGAAGACATTACTGCTCAACAGAGATGGCACTCAG TGTCTTTCTGGTAGTTCAGACGGCGCCATCCGACTGTGGTCTCTGGGCCAGCAGAGATGCATCGCCACCTACAGGTTTCATGACGAGGGGGTGTGGGCCTTGCAGGCCAACGAAGCCTTCACGCATGTCTATTCTGGTGGCCGTGACCGCAAGATCTACTGCACAGACCTGCGCAACCCTGACCTCAGAGTACTCATCTGTGAGGAGAAGGCCTCTGTGTTGAGG ATGGAGCTGGACAGGTCAGCTGAccctcctcctgccctctgggTCTGTACCACCAAGTCATCAGTCAACAAATGG TCACTGAAGGGAATGAACAACTTCAGAGTTTCTGGTGACTATGACAACGACTGCAGCGCCCCCCTGACCCCACTATGTGTCCAGTCTGAACAGGCCATCAAAG GTGGTGCCAGCATTGTTCAGTGTCATATACTGAATGACAAGAGGCACATCCTCACCAAAGACACCAATAACAACGTGGCATACTGGGACGTCCTCAAG GCTTGTAAAGGTGAAGACCTTGGTAAAGTGGAGTTTGATGAAGAGGTTAAAAAACGATTTAAGATGGTTTATGTCCCAAACTGGTTCTCAGTTGATCTCAAGACAGGG ATGCTGACCATAACACTGGATGAAAGTGACTGCTTTGCTGCCTGGGTCTCTGCCAAGGACGCAGGTTTCTCAAGTTCAGATGGCTCTGACCCAAAAT tgaaCCTGGGTGGACTGCTGCTGCAGGCCCTGCTAGAGTTCTGGCCCAGGACCCACATCAGCTCCATGGATGAAGAAGACAATGACGTGCACCATG tgaaTGGGGAGCAGGAGAGTCGGATGCAGAAAGGCAATGGCTACTTCCAGGTTCCTCCGCACACACCGGTCATCTTCGGGGAGGCTGGGGGGAGGACTCTGTTCAG GTTATTGTGTCGAGACTCAGGGGGAGAAACTGAGTCTATGCTGCTCAATGAGACGGTCCCTCAGTGGGTGATTGACATCACTGTAGAT AAAAACATGCCAAAATTCAACAAAATCCCCTTCTACCTCCAGCCACATTCATCTTCAGGCGCAAAAACACTGAAGAA gGACCGTCTGTCAGCCAGCGACATGCTGCAGGTGAGGAAGGTGATGGAGCATGTCTACGAGAAGATCATCAACCTGGACACGGAGTCCCAGACCACCAGCTCCTCAACCAATGACAAGGCgggagagcaagagaaggaggaggacgtGGCCATGGTGGCCGAGGAGAAGATCGAGCTCATGTGCCAGGACCAG GTGTTGGATCCCAATATGGACCTGCGAACAGTCAAACATTTTATCTGGAAGAGTGGCGGTGACCTGACTCTTCACTACAAGCAGAAGCCCACGTGA
- the wdr48b gene encoding WD repeat-containing protein 48 isoform X1, with translation MASHHRQNAAGRRKVQVSYVIRDEVEKYNRNGVNALQLDPTLNRLFTAGRDSIIRIWSVNQHKQDPYIASMEHHTDWVNDIVLCCNGKTLISASSDTTVKVWNAHKGFCMSTLRTHKDYVKALAYAKDKELVASAGLDRQIFLWDVNTLTALTASNNTVTTSSLSGNKDSIYSLAMNQMGTVIVSGSTEKVLRVWDPRTCAKLMKLKGHTDNVKTLLLNRDGTQCLSGSSDGAIRLWSLGQQRCIATYRFHDEGVWALQANEAFTHVYSGGRDRKIYCTDLRNPDLRVLICEEKASVLRMELDRSADPPPALWVCTTKSSVNKWSLKGMNNFRVSGDYDNDCSAPLTPLCVQSEQAIKGGASIVQCHILNDKRHILTKDTNNNVAYWDVLKACKGEDLGKVEFDEEVKKRFKMVYVPNWFSVDLKTGMLTITLDESDCFAAWVSAKDAGFSSSDGSDPKLNLGGLLLQALLEFWPRTHISSMDEEDNDVHHVNGEQESRMQKGNGYFQVPPHTPVIFGEAGGRTLFRLLCRDSGGETESMLLNETVPQWVIDITVDKNMPKFNKIPFYLQPHSSSGAKTLKKDRLSASDMLQVRKVMEHVYEKIINLDTESQTTSSSTNDKAGEQEKEEDVAMVAEEKIELMCQDQVLDPNMDLRTVKHFIWKSGGDLTLHYKQKPT, from the exons ATGGCGTCGCATCACAGGCAAAACGCAGCTGGTCGGAGAAAAGTTCAG GTGTCGTATGTCATCCGAGATGAGGTCGAGAAATACAATCGCAATGGGGTAAATGCACTACAGCTAGACCCCACCCTGAACCGACTTTTCACGGCAGGAAGGGACTCTATCATTAGGATATGGAGTGTCAATCAGCACAAG CAGGACCCCTATATAGCTTCAATGGAGCACCACACAGATTGGGTCAACGATATCGTTCTCTGTTGTAATGGAAAGACTT TGATATCCGCCTCTTCAGACACCACAGTGAAGGTGTGGAACGCACACAAAGGCTTCTGCATGTCAACGTTACGGACCCACAAG GACTATGTTAAAGCCTTAGCATATGCCAAGGATAAAGAACTGGTGGCCTCAGCTGGACTGGACCGGCAGATCTTCCTCTGGGACGTCAACACCCTCACAGCGCTCACCGCCTCCAACAACACGGTCACCA CCTCTTCCCTAAGTGGAAACAAAGACTCCATCTACAGTCTTGCCATGAATCAGATGGGAACGGTCATTGTGTCTGGCTCTACAGAAAAG GTGTTAAGGGTGTGGGATCCCCGTACCTGTGCAAAACTCATGAAGCTGAAGGGACACACAGACAATGTGAAGACATTACTGCTCAACAGAGATGGCACTCAG TGTCTTTCTGGTAGTTCAGACGGCGCCATCCGACTGTGGTCTCTGGGCCAGCAGAGATGCATCGCCACCTACAGGTTTCATGACGAGGGGGTGTGGGCCTTGCAGGCCAACGAAGCCTTCACGCATGTCTATTCTGGTGGCCGTGACCGCAAGATCTACTGCACAGACCTGCGCAACCCTGACCTCAGAGTACTCATCTGTGAGGAGAAGGCCTCTGTGTTGAGG ATGGAGCTGGACAGGTCAGCTGAccctcctcctgccctctgggTCTGTACCACCAAGTCATCAGTCAACAAATGG TCACTGAAGGGAATGAACAACTTCAGAGTTTCTGGTGACTATGACAACGACTGCAGCGCCCCCCTGACCCCACTATGTGTCCAGTCTGAACAGGCCATCAAAG GTGGTGCCAGCATTGTTCAGTGTCATATACTGAATGACAAGAGGCACATCCTCACCAAAGACACCAATAACAACGTGGCATACTGGGACGTCCTCAAG GCTTGTAAAGGTGAAGACCTTGGTAAAGTGGAGTTTGATGAAGAGGTTAAAAAACGATTTAAGATGGTTTATGTCCCAAACTGGTTCTCAGTTGATCTCAAGACAGGG ATGCTGACCATAACACTGGATGAAAGTGACTGCTTTGCTGCCTGGGTCTCTGCCAAGGACGCAGGTTTCTCAAGTTCAGATGGCTCTGACCCAAAAT tgaaCCTGGGTGGACTGCTGCTGCAGGCCCTGCTAGAGTTCTGGCCCAGGACCCACATCAGCTCCATGGATGAAGAAGACAATGACGTGCACCATG tgaaTGGGGAGCAGGAGAGTCGGATGCAGAAAGGCAATGGCTACTTCCAGGTTCCTCCGCACACACCGGTCATCTTCGGGGAGGCTGGGGGGAGGACTCTGTTCAG GTTATTGTGTCGAGACTCAGGGGGAGAAACTGAGTCTATGCTGCTCAATGAGACGGTCCCTCAGTGGGTGATTGACATCACTGTAGAT AAAAACATGCCAAAATTCAACAAAATCCCCTTCTACCTCCAGCCACATTCATCTTCAGGCGCAAAAACACTGAAGAA gGACCGTCTGTCAGCCAGCGACATGCTGCAGGTGAGGAAGGTGATGGAGCATGTCTACGAGAAGATCATCAACCTGGACACGGAGTCCCAGACCACCAGCTCCTCAACCAATGACAAGGCgggagagcaagagaaggaggaggacgtGGCCATGGTGGCCGAGGAGAAGATCGAGCTCATGTGCCAGGACCAG GTGTTGGATCCCAATATGGACCTGCGAACAGTCAAACATTTTATCTGGAAGAGTGGCGGTGACCTGACTCTTCACTACAAGCAGAAGCCCACGTGA